TGGATACAAATGGATGAAAGACATAGCCTTTGATCCCACTGTGAAAGTGAGGTTTCTCATGCGGACGGTGAAAAAACAATTTGGTTATGAagtcaagtatgggaaggcatggaaggcaaaggcaaatgctattaggatgttgtacggtggttatgaagaagcatacaaccagctcccaaggttgttggccgccattgcacataggaacccgggcatgtttcatgtggtcgaggatcatgagggagtgttccaccgtgccttctggagttatggacaatgtgtggaggcgtttcagcattgtcgtccggtcttgtctatagatggcacgttcttgaccggtagatataagggcacactaatggtagcaatggcgcactcatcaaacgacaatgtgttgccatgtgcatttgctttggtgccttccgagcaccaagacaactgggagtggttcatgggtcatgttaggcacaacgtgattggggctagggaggtatgcatcatatcggaccgacatcatggcatactcaaggcaatggacattgttattccaggatttccaaagcttcaccacagatggtgcatgaggcatttcgtggccaacttttaccgggcatgtaagagcaaggagctcagcaaagACCTTACCCATGTATGTGTGGCCTTCACCACCCAAGGTTTCGATGCTCGGTACAACAAACTCTTTGCAGCGGTGAACGAAGGGGGAAAAGACTTCTTAACTAGGAATTTAAGTGAGAAGCACAAGTGGGCACGCGCTCATGACGATGGTGGTTGGCGATATGGCGACATGACGAGCAATCTCGTAGAATGTTTCAACAATGTGTTGAAGGGTGCTTGTGCTTTGCCGGTGACTGCAATAGTGGAGTACACCTTCTTCAAGCTTAATGAGTACTTTCAGAGGCATTCTGAAGAGACTGCAAAATGGATAGGTGAAAAAAAGGATTATCCGGaaaaggttgatgaatggttgcaGTTACAAGCAAGCAAGTCTTCACGACAACAAGTTATCGTATTCGATAGACTTGAAATGATCTATCAAATTGATGAGCCAGGTGGCACAACACGAGATGGTAGACAATATGGTGGTGCTGCATTTGAGGTGAAACTGAAGACTCGGTGGTGCCAGTGCGAGAGGCCTAGTAAGTATCATTGGCCATGCTCGCATTTGATAACGGCGGCGAAGGCGAGAAACATACATGTTAATGATGGAAAAACCGTGAGGATGCAAGAGTTCCATGTGgaagctactaggttgacatgggcgccaagatttcaccctttcttggaccaatcacagtggcctgagtaccatggccctcatattaggccagaccctcttctgaaggtggagacgaagggtagaaggagaactaagaggttcaggggtgatatggatgacctggctggatacactggcatgaaacaatttggtagcggtcatttcatggaggctcctgacattatcaactgtggggtgtgcggtgaagggggacacaatgagcggacatgcaaaaaaaaaagaaaaacaagtcgtggaggcggcaccgatggtgaaagaggtggaagaggtgacggtggtggtggtcgaggaAGAACGAGTGTCAGAGGTGGTAGTGGTGGTCGTAGagggagcacaagtgctagaggtgctagtgttcgtagagggagcacaagtgctagaggtggtggtcgagctagcacaagtgctagaggtggtggtcgagcaggcacaagtgctagaggtggtcgtGGTCGAAgaggaagcacaagtgctagaggtggtcgtAGAGGAATGGTTGATAATGGATCGGCCTTCAGTTATTTGTTTAATCCAGATGGTTGATCTAATAATAATGGTATATTATTTGTTCATACAATTCCTAGCATTTATGCATTTGCTCTCTTAATGTCTTGTGCTAACAATTGTtctttttgtaggcatggcttcatccggttccaggaTGAGGCCACCGTGCGCGGACCAAGAGGACATGCCGAAGACGTGGTTGGAGGCCAGTTtggacaagaagaaggagaaggatgttCCCACACCACCATGTTGGTGTGGTGATGTTTGCAAGCTGAAGGTGTCCACTGACCGCAACAAGTCATGGACAGAAGGTAGAAGGTTTTTCGTGTGTCCCAACTATGCACATGATCGTCGAAGGCCAACTAACGCATATGACATACCACCGGTATGTTAGGTGTACATATAAAAAACATCAACAAGTTGTCACTCATATGTCTAACAAAATCATGGTTTATATGTAGTCCCCTCCTCCACTTTGCAAGTACTTCACTTGGATAGATCACGAGGTACCAAAAGATATCCAAGAGGACCAACGTGCAGATTGGTTACGGAGGCAGCGCCTATTCGAGGAGTCCTATGCACGGGGATTGGAGCGGGAGCGTCGTGAGAAGGAGGCTCGTGAGCGCAAGAAGCGTGAGCAAGAGAGGGCACGCAAAGAGAAGGCGGCTCGTCAAGAAGAGAGGGCAAGCAAACTTGCAAGGGCTCGCGATGCACGAGAGGAGGACgaggcacgtgacaagaagggaaAGTGGCCCCGGACTACTCAGTAGACAAATGGAAAGGCACCGGCGTCGATGATGAACTGTCGAGACTTTGTTTAATGTATGAACTTATTATTCGAGACCTTGTGTGGTCATGAACTATTTCTGTCATTCGAGACTATTTGAGATTATGTGCAAACTATGTTCGTCATTCGAGACTAGTTGATATGCTTTGTTCATATTTTTGGTTGAGAGTAGCATGCTTTGTTCATATTTAACAGTGTTTGCTAGTTGTTGCTAAGCAAAAACTTTAACAAGCTGTGTGCAAAAACACCAGGcccacacccagacgccagggtccctggcgtctgcctcccagatccagacgccagggtccctggcgtctggcttgctttgctcacgcaggtgaccagacaggccgtctggtgtgtctgatggacacccagacgccaaggtcactggcgtctgcctcccacacccagacgccagggtccctggcgtctggcttgctttgctcaggcaggtgaccagacaggccgtctggtgtgtctgatggacacccagacgccaaggtcactggcgtctgcctcccacacccagacgccagggtccctggcgtctggcttgctttgctcacgcaggtgaccagacatgccgtctggtgtgtctgatggacacccagacgccaaggtccctggcgtctgcctcccagatccagacgccagggtccctggcgtctggcttgctttgctcgcgcaggtgaccagacaggccgtctggtgtgtctgatggacacccagacgccaaggtcaCTGGCGTCTGGTGTCCAGAAAGCATTCTTGTCTAATGGATAAGATTCGAGTGGATAAGATTTTGGGCCCACCTCTACCCCTCTCATCCATTCATCTCCACCTCTACCCCTCTCATTTCACTCATATCCACCCACTCTCACCTCTAGCCCTGCCAACGTCACTCCCTCGTCCAGCaccctaaccccccccccctcagATCTCTCACAAATCGGTCCGGTTTCACCGTTGGATCTTCAGGATTTCGAGACTAGAAGGTAAATCAACTCCACCCCCATTTTTTGGTTGGTTTAATTTATCATACTTTTGTGAAAACCCTAGTTTGTTTTCCTCGTGGTTTAATGTATCATAGGTTAGCTACTAAGAGATTTGTGTGCTGTAGATGGCTAACGAAACTCAGTGGGTGCTTAGCCCTGTTGTTCATGTGCATGGCTTGTCTCCATGTATTGTGCAAGTTAGTCAAGTGGACCTCACTTTCGATTGGTTGAAGACTAAATTCATGTTGAAGCAAGGGTTGAAGGAAGAGGATTTTGTGTACTACGTCAGCAGGAGGAAGTCAGATGGCCCCGGGGAAAGAAAATTGGTTGACATAACTGATGATGACAAGATTCAAGAAATGCtggaagaatggaaatggaaaagggttgttgacttgcattgctacaggaaaccgagttatatgtgatgttcatgtcgtttcaaccatcgtggtcatgaactacttatgtcaTTCGAGACTATTTGTGTAATTTGAACTATGTTTGTAATTTGCATTGTATCGTAGACCATCGTGGTCATGAACTAAGTTTGTAATTTGAACTATGTTTGTCATTTGTCAACTATAGTGTtatgaaaagactatgcaatgctTATGTATGTATGTTATTCGAAACTACAAGTGAAAAGACAAAACTACAAGTGAAAAAGCATTGTCTGCACCAggaccagacgccaaggaccctggcgtctggctcccCTGCTTTACCCTGTTTCTGGTGTCAGTAGactgccagacgccaaggaccctggcgtttgGTCCCCTAACATAcatccagacgccaaggaccctggcgtctggtcccctGACATACAGCCAGACGCCAAGGATCCTGGCGTCTGGCTCCCTGTGCATATAAATGACTAAATACAGATTTCATCATTCATGTCAGACATTCATATAAACATTCATTTAAATGACTAAATCACAGGAAACAACAATTACCATAAATCACATCATTCATTCATGTCAAACATTCATAGCAACTTCACGAATCCGGTACAACTTAATTCGAACGGCAACAAGTTCATGGAAAGAAACGACAACAAGTTCATGGAAAGAGACTACACCAGGTTCGTCGAAACAAACTAGAACAAGCTCATTGAAACAAACTACAACAAGCTCACTTCTTCCTTCCTCTCTTCACGATATCTGCAAGTGTATGCTCCTCCTCTTCGCTAGCCTCATGCTCCTCCTCTTCGCTAGCCTCCTCCGCCTCTGCATCAATGTTGGACTTATATCTTTGCATTCCCGCAGGCATAAATTGATGAggatactccggactatggaattgagtgtTCCATGTCTTCTTTCTACCTTTCTTGCCCGGTGTCTTAGCTATGACTTTGCCTTTTCTAGAGCGGGCATTGCCTTGTGTCGGTTGTGTAACCTGTgatggttgtggagcatcaacatcatactcatgatcctcttgatgtgttgcatcatACTCATGCTCATCATGATGTGTTGGCTCCTCTTGATGTGCTGGCTCCTCTTCGTTGACCTCCTCCTCTATGTCCTCTTCGTTCTGGACATAACGCCGTTTATTAGCTCTGGCGGCGCGGCTACCTGGTGCATACACGTCACTGGACTTAGCACCATGGCAAGAAAGCATAGCTGCCATCTTATGGAACCGCTTCTTAAACTTCTGCGACAACACAAAAGATGCTATGATATGAGATCCAAATAACTAATCCGCGAAAAAAACTTTTATAATATATTGCGACTAACCTCCATCGTGCTCCTAAGAGTCCTCTCAGATAATGCACCATCAGGTGGATGACTCAGTGCAACATTGGCATCGTTGACGCACAGAAGCAACTCTCTGCCCTGCAATTCATGAACACACCAAACTTATGTATTTGAAAGAAGACAACATGATGCAAGTATGTTAGAATAGGTCAAACAGACTACCATTTCGTCATGCATCGGTGCGTAGTCAACAtgagcccctctggtgtctctcacagccgtgttgaaggtatgataaccttctgcagtctccgggtcttcagacaccAACTCCGACCACTCCTCGTGAGTCCAACCTGGCTTCAGCTTTAACCGGTAACGATCCGCATACCACACTTGATACTTCTGATATGCTGACTGATTGTGAGGTCTATTCTCTGATTGCACTAACGTGTCTCTTTGATTCCAAATTTCTATCCACGCACGGTGTTTGTTTGCCCAATCCGATATATCCTGATTGTTCCTTCGATCGAACCTACAAATGATGCAcgggacaaagcattagcaaacactgacttattcaatgctctactacatactcaaggcatgcttgcttaccgatgcagagatagcattttctccttgctctcctcaattggaataccttgtctttttccaaattgtcttgccacacggtctacaaagtgccactcgactgcgaagaagcatatcattgggcaTCTCGCCCGCCAAAGATGGCTATCACGCGTGCACATCTCATTAAGATCAAAGTCACGATCTTCCACATAAGGCAACCAATGTACCTGCAAAACAAAGAGATACATTGTTAGCTACATACATAAGTTTCATTCTTGACTAAATTTTATCTCATCGAACTTCTCATAACTTGCTCAGCAGTCAAGGTGTCCAGCTCGTTCATatagcacttgtatcgcacatgcgagcttcctgtgtacactgtcacttgttcccaatagtaagcaagcgtagggcgccgatatggatcatcatcatgcaacccgtcatgattaccccgtgggtttgccatgagggggttcttcaaatcgggccgtccaaccgggatccgctcccacatccacacggataggctccaaacaaacccagacaatgaggatgtacctcccttcctccgacacgccAAGTCAAGCTACAATCAAACAAACATGTTAGATATGGAGGCGCATGACAAATGCAAAATAATTGATTGCAAATATCTCTTACCTGACGATACAAGTATGCTAGTGCGGCCGAACCCCAGCTATACTGGGTATCCCAGTTATTAAGTGGCTCCAAGAACATCCAGAGGGCTGAGTTCCCAGTTGCATCTGAGAAGACTACCTTGGTTAGTACATACCAAAGATAGGCCCGCGCGTACTGCTGCACAACCACGTCATTGGCATCCTGAGGGCACGGGTTGGTGTTTCCTCTGACCAGTTTTAGCCAAGAATGCCTCACTTTCGCTGTATCGGCCTTGCCTTCCTGAGGGCCCTCGGGCTGAACGCCAATTAAATTGGCAGTCCGTTCTCGCCAATTACCCGCGCTGACACGACCGGTAACAGCTTGTCCATTGATAGGAAGGCCGCTTATCATAGCCATGTCCTGTAGGGTCATCGTCATCTCCCCACATGGAAGGTGGAAGGAGTGAGTCTCCGGCCTCCAACGATCCACAAGTGCGGTCAGCGCCGCGTGGTTCACCGGCGGAGCGCGTCGCTTAAACTGCAACACGAATGGGAGAAGACCCAATCTCCGAATGTAAGGCTCATACCGCGGGTCGTAATCAAAGTCATCAGCGGaatgacccctcatgcgcatagcAACTACAACCTGCAAATAAAGTGATGTTTTAATAATCAATACAAGAACACAAATGAGAAACAACGAAAATTGACCCAGTCTTGCTTCTTACCTGTCCATTTTCAATGGCAcgagcacgatgctccttatcccactcaTCGATTAATCCGTCATACCAAGGTCCATCACCATCCGCCATCCTACAAAAAAATTTCACAAACATCTATGAATACATGAACAATATCAAACAATTTCCTTCTCCAAGTTTATTCCATATGAAAACACCATTCTTCTCAAACATAACCACATCATTTCTTTCTTCTACATATGCAAACATATCATCTAGAGTACCAAATTTCACCATCAAATATATTTCATTATCATCATCCGCCATTCTATTGAACAAATCATGTCACACACAATAAGAAAATTTCATCATCTCTTTTGCATAATTTTTTTTGCCAACAATAGTATGCCAACAATAGGATTATCTACACATACACACATCATCTATCAAACCAAATATAGTATGCCAAAGTCTATTTTACATACACAAATCATATATTCATCACCCCtcttaattcaaaaaaaaatcctatggacAACATATACACAAAACCGAATTGATTTTACCTACATGTTCAACTACACATCATCTACTGCATACCTAATCATCTATCAACTACACAAAAttttctaaaaataagaaaccatctactcatctaacatcacctagtgttgaataatgcatccaaccaaagaggggaaaacaaaaaaaaattggaggGAATGGGGGAGAATACCTCAAAGAAGCTTGGGGGGGTCCGATCTGTGAGTTTGAGGGGTTGATGGAGTAGATCAAGGGGGGTGGTGGTGGGAGGGAGAGAAGGGGCGAAGAACAGAGCCCTCTGTTCGTCGTGCGCCGCCAGGAGAAAGATGGGGATGGGTGGGCTGGCCCGCGCGGTTATCCACTtaccggggccagacgccagggaccctggcgtctggcccctttgccacgtcagcaggtcaacgggcaggcgggcagtgcgggccaggggccagacgccagggaccgtgGCGTCTGCTTCGTAACCCAGACGCCAGGAACCTTGGCGTCACCGAAAAAGGTCAGAAACGAAAAAAAATTTGgaacgaggtcaaatcgggatttagtttgccttaagggtcagaacagtaattttgtcccCCGCCGTTGGCCTTGGCCGGCCGGGCACACACGCCGCGCCATGCCGCCGCTACAGTGCCTGCTGCTTATCTTACAAGTATATATCTCTGCCTGTATATGTGCTTCGATGCTGTTACTGTGGTACTCTAGTATATACAGATACAGTGCACCCGAGGGATCTGTAAACAGTGTAGTTTGCAGTTGCGTGCGAGGTCACGCCACCCTCCCTCCCGCGCCGCTCGTGCCGTGGTGCCCACCACCGGCACCGGCTGAGGCACCGGACACCGTGCGTGGTAGTAACGCCAGTGTCGTCGTTTTGCTAAGGTCTTGGTTAGCACTCCTCCGGCTC
Above is a window of Triticum dicoccoides isolate Atlit2015 ecotype Zavitan chromosome 5B, WEW_v2.0, whole genome shotgun sequence DNA encoding:
- the LOC119305935 gene encoding uncharacterized protein LOC119305935 codes for the protein MCTRDSHLWRARCPMICFFAVEWHFVDRVARQFGKRQGIPIEESKEKMLSLHRFDRRNNQDISDWANKHRAWIEIWNQRDTLVQSENRPHNQSAYQKYQVWYADRYRLKLKPGWTHEEWSELVSEDPETAEGYHTFNTAVRDTRGAHVDYAPMHDEMGRELLLCVNDANVALSHPPDGALSERTLRSTMEKFKKRFHKMAAMLSCHGAKSSDVYAPGSRAARANKRRYVQNEEDIEEEVNEEEPAHQEEPTHHDEHEYDATHQEDHEYDVDAPQPSQVTQPTQGNARSRKGKVIAKTPGKKGRKKTWNTQFHSPEYPHQFMPAGMQRYKSNIDAEAEEASEEEEHEASEEEEHTLADIVKRGRKK